Sequence from the Metopolophium dirhodum isolate CAU chromosome 2, ASM1992520v1, whole genome shotgun sequence genome:
ttttaatttcaaataaactaaaaataaataaactgtgaaacacatttttaatcatACCTTTGGTTTAAATGGATCGTGGACAGTTCTAACTCCGAAGTATGTTATAAAATGGGAATCAAAATGTTAGTATAGTGCGTAGTACTCAtcaattatctatttattattacatatgatTTATAcatggttttattttcattcatcAGTTTTATTTTGCTTACTGACATAAAATCTGAAAcgggaacaatttttttttagctcatATTAGATAGGCATACAATTAACATCATGACGAATTTGAgaataaattgttcaaaaaaacgGCTAAAGCCCTGGCGCCCCTCCCCTGGATACGCACTAGATTGCACCCTCCGTGTCGAAGGTCTGCAGGACACgcctatgattattattattattataggtgcgCCTTCGGTCGGAGACGCTAAAGTAATTATTCTTTCACGTTAATacgataatacgataatattattatcgtagtgCAATGtgtgttatacctacctactaataatatattaatattaatatggtcTGCGTGCGAAGTGTGTCGGTCGGCGATCGATCGTTTTCGGGGTATGCCGTAGGACGCGCAGTCCATTGATGAATAATACTGATGAtatagtacaaaaatattatgatattacgtCGAAAACGTAAAACGTACGGCAACAAAAATAATGTGGCGAAGttgcaaaacaattttttcaataaaaaactgTACTCCATACTCTGCAGGCGCTAGCCAAGCGTCATTGAGCTGCACGGCAATATTTCGGACGTCAGCgtttttgataatattcatttattctCATTTCTATTGGTATTAACACGTGTGTAGgtaggcatattattattatatttatttgatatgatgtaATGTCATAGGTAGGTGGtattttggtaataatatttaataattgtacctatacctataacgCGCGGTTATCACGAtcgatcaatatattattataataatataatattatatgatttttgatTGACTCATTTCAATcgagtataatgttattataatattatataccagtattattttaataatttctgatCTTTCAAGCTATTTCTGTTTTAGCCGTTTtaggtactttatataatacgatattttcGATTGGAGTAAAAAATGAAACTCGCTGTAccttatacctactaaaattagttttcaccttcaatacatattattgaaaaatagcagaaatattgtatattgtattcgtGCATGAATGTCTTgtcaaaagatttttttatttgcatcTTTTTTATGCAGTATGAGAAtacttttaatacttttaattatgtcttttatttttttgattacagtaacaatacgtaataaataattaatgctcCGTTCTTAGaataaaaatttttgaaaaaaaaacaacaatagcTGTTATGATATACGTCTTTGATATGAACCGGTgttgaactatattattattgtaatcagAGTCTTGGAAGTATATAGAGATGTAAGAAAACTGGTTTTACTGTCTTTTGCGCTAAAATAACACACAAAGTGGAAAATATTCTACTCAatctaatgaaatattaaaaaaaaaaaacatgataatattaaatattatactggcTCATTGTCTATAGATCATAATACGATTATGCGAATAAAAGGTTAACACTGCAAACTGttgtatgtcataatattatgactcgtaagtcgtaaatcgtaataataattattattttcaaaagtcaACTGATGAAAGGAAAAACGCCAGGTATACTGATAATGTAACAAGACAATCAAATACTTCTGCCTCGTGCTTAgatcatttttttgttcaaaggACGTTTCCCCCGCTTTTGTTgttccgtcttacacacgtgcGGCAGAagattatctgtgttttgttggaagttttttatagcgtttataataaatgtaaattaaaaatgttcacaactcactttaaaactgaattatcgaaaaaaaagctttcaacaaaacacagataatgagAATTATCTTGAATTaggataacctaacctaacctaaccttaccatcaagtttcataatagatcgatttactctaatttttaagctaacgccataaaacttaaatttatgaCCGTAAAATTGgtatgttatgcgtttgtaagacggaggcaacacatgcgggtgtgacgtcctcttaatactatcagtaaattattttataactttaaaagcaTAAATATGTTTTGGATATTAAACATCTGAGAATTATATATATGTCGTTACTCGTTAGTACAATCATTAGTCTACTATGGATTGCCTTTTTGAGATGGTACTTACAAAGACTATATGACTCCTTTAAATACAACTATTAATGgtctaataaaagtaattatctCTAAGCCATATTTATATTCAacaaatcatttatatattgaCTTTAATGTCCAACGCTTattcagtttataatataaatctttgctgttaattgtttataaatacagatattgtttaaataggtactattgagcataattataatttataatactagaaATAAACTTATTTCTAATCTTAAttctattaaatgttataagacTGTAACCTCTGAGAGTCCTATTTACAAATGTACATTGTTTTGTCGAGAATTAAGTTtaaatctttttaattttaataatgttaactctttaaaattatatattaaacataatcaGTTTGATAATGTCACACTTAgctattatttatgaatttcttttcttttgttatttaattactacctatttaattttatgtgttggtcatgaaataattaagtaattttcgtttatattttttaatgttaggACGTTTGGTATAAGAAACTCTCACTTCTATTAGCACAAGCTTAAGCATTTTAGAAGTaagtcaatataatttaatgtttactaTTAACTGTcattattttgtactattacttttttttatagtgttGTTATTTTACTCCCTAttcttatgtatttatgttgaactgtaaaatgttatattggcaaaataaacttattattattatatgtgccCTCGTTCCTATAAAGGCGAGATCGTTAGATCTTCCAACAGTAGCTCTGTATAGACACTGAGaagaaatagaatattattctttttaagaAAACTTTATACACACAAATAATGAGGTACCTTCCAGCGCGTGCGCTATCAAACAGTTGCGCTAATTGTTTGTAGATAAAACACGACATGTGCCTACGTTGTGAAAttgtgctataatataatatatatataatagaaaagtattatatatttttgggtcgtcgtatattttatcaattatgaaATGACGTAATTTTCTtactggaaaaaaataaatgttcgtATGGTTCCGCACTGCCGGCTATTATCAACCcgatctttttttttcatgggatcgttaaaacaaaatactgttCTCGTTTTATTATCTTGTAAAATAAAGGAAATCTTCTTAAACCGGGACATAAGATAGTTTCTTGTCGTAAATCTCGAGTGTttgtatatacagtatattatataccaactattatattatatatacctatcatattatatacacggaCAAATAAACGTGTCTGTATAAATCGAACAATCTTAGACAGaatctcaaaataaaaataataataattaaaaataaaactcgtAAAATGTTTTTGGAATTAATCAAaagctaaataataaaacaaagtaaacaacaagcgtatattatacataataatataacaaataacaaacgTATAAAATGTTACGTTTCGATTAGGGATTATTGTTtgactatatgtctatatacataATGTGCCTAATGGCTAATAGTAGTTGTATACACTTGAACGCGATTTAAACGTTATAATCTCGTTTTACTACCTACCCACTTattatttgatgaatataatatttattggataattttgtaataaaataaatggataATGTTATGCTTAtggttaaattaaatagttattacgttgttttgaacaataaattaatataattatttacgtaatgcattttatatttacttgattgttttatcaatttttttatgtataaaaaatggaTTTAACTGTAAAAAATATGGTGGGGAAGGGGGAGGGgggttaaatgtttttttttaaaaataattgacgatttttttatagagaaaactcataatttgttaatattattgcgTAGTCACGAGTTATTGCCAAGTGGGCTAGTAGGCATATCAAACTAGAATAAGATAAGATTTCGTGtgcaacaattaattatttaaacatttgataGCTAATGCGCCCATGGTAGATAATGTTTGAGCAAACATAATTAAAACTCGAGGGGGGTAACTGCCCCGTCTTTTCACCTCTCGGGAGGATCACGCACCGGTTAATTGTTCTCTAGAATGGGTGACCACCTGATAATTTAAGCAGATAGCATAATATGGCACCTTACACTGCggtgacataattattataatctgtaagtCTTCAAAATAACGTTTTAGATCAAAATCTCAATTCCACGTCTCtgtaatttaacttaattaaatacttgCTAAAAGTTTTGGTCTATATAATTTGTGTTTGGTTTACttcaaagaattatttttttaaatcattataaaatgtatatgcaagtgtatttttttatagttttaaaataatagaatattataacaactttcTTTATAGTGTCAGTGTGTCACCATCAATCGTTCTTCTGAGGAAATtgaatttttaccaaattataatcattcggttttcaaatgtattcacgTGTTTACATTTCAAAAGCGCCACTGCTATGATTATACTCTGAGTGCTGGATTAAGACAACAACTAAATACTCTCAAGAcagttgttatatttaattcattaagggggaatgatcgaggcgattttgaatttttttttcagctgtgatatccaagaataaaaatatgatatttttgtatttatattattttttatgacactaacaataattggaatattcGAAATCGCTTCGATCATTCCCTAGTAAACttgttgatcaatcataatccgttttaaaaattaaaatctgtcaaaccaaATTCTTCCAGTATTAtctagcttattggtctaaaaatCACTTTTTTTCATTGACTGGAGCCCCCTCCAGCCCCCTTaaggtttattttatgatacggaatttaaatttattgaaaaacattataacaaacaaaattaatgattgGATTGGTCAAATCTAcattagttttgacttttgacaaaACCGGCTGCAGCCCccttaatttatagaattttaaatctaattttaatttatcaactatTTTTCAGGCATCTGTACAATTTCCCCTATATATATCACCGTAAATAGCAGAAGGtcttaaaaaatagttttttttattgaatatacgGTTAATTTTTCGTATATGTTTAGAAGATAACTGGGTGCCTTGGAAAGAGCTTTAAATCGTCTAAGCCCTCATATTATCTACTTCACCCAtcactataaatataacattatccttggtacacaaaattatataactaaaaatgtattcgttcaaattttgatttagatacctacatcaaaaaaaaaaaaaatctgctgAATAATTAAAAGACGTGAAAAATGGGAGGTTCCTATTTGAAAAACAGTATTTCGTATAGTCACAGGGTCATCCTAAGTATAGTACAGAAATCTCAATctcaagtatttgaaaaaaatatggtcttcGACTCTTCGAGTGTATTTAAAACATCTGAATTTGATCAATGATCACATGCATATAATTTAAtcgttcaaaatatatagtctATCGCACCTGCACCGGTTTAAGGTACGGCCTGTTGTAATGTATGAGGGTCGTTTTTTTGTGACAcgcaaatatattgttaaaaataattattatcctttGAAAATATGACGCTACCCcgtatttgttattgttatcgtcgtcgtcgtatgcGACCAATCAAAACACTCTCACGAGTCTTTCCGCGGCGCATTCGACCTTGGACCGTGATGATAGGTGTCATCGTCCCACATATAACAcgtaaagtattattaaatattatacggaGCGCACGTTGTCATGTTGTCCGGTGTGTGAGTTCACTCGTCGTTTCGTTTACCTATACTGTCGTCTTTTTATCGTTTAATTTCCTCCGACGGAAAAACCACGCGGTCCCGCGGAACCACTGCGCTGTGTTTTTCCGATTTCCAGCGGCCACGTCGGGAAACACAAATCTATCCGCCCTGTATACACATCGCGCATCGGTCCCCTCCCCTTCGATCCACGCTTGgaatgatcatattattattattgcgtcgCCGCGGCGGCGGTACGACCGGCCCGGCCGTCACTGCAacctatataataccattgtggGTGGTCTCTGTCCTCccctccaccaccaccacctccacTACCGACGGACGCCGTTTGGATCATATATTTAAGTTCGAAAACGCATAACAAACACCACACGGTGCGCGCATCCAGCGACCGGActcgctatataatattatatatatataatatattacgacagtatacatattatgcgttaataataataataataataataataataataatatatatataaaatcggTGGCAGGTTTCCATTCTAAAAGGCGACCCGCGCGAGAGTCGAGTCACGCAATcgttatgaaatttaaaagtataccgAAATCACACGCCATCTTCGTTGTACTCCGTCTCACAACgtcgatataggtacctacaatacgTCACTATACGTTGACAAccgtcaattattattaaaccagcTGCTCCTAACAAATTCCTGTAAAAAATGGccatattttaaatgcatttcactttcaaaaaaacaaagttactgctcaaaatattataagtctCACGACACGAATTACGAATGCACATCCATATGAaatcgtataataattgtacattcgCGTGGACCTTATGAATATTCAAAACGATAATGTCTGGTTCTAAATCGActcgttattttatattatcaagttgttataatattattgtcgtacaatatgataatactaCCTTCGATTTAATTGGTGTGACGATGATGATATCTTACGATGATGCACTGCAGCagctgcagtataataatattgtattatacgcgTCGTCGTGCGCATCTGCTGCAGCAGTGGGCCATTCGTTTAATAATTTACGATTTAGTCGGATGCCGTTTCTTGTCTTATCCGGACGTTGGCGTCGTATAATAATCCTTTAATCCTTTGGACCACCGGAGATCAATTATATACGAAAACAGACCCGTGGGGTAGTGCCGGCAATTCTCGGGCataggacataatattatcgccgtttccaattatacattattattatattaccgttGTCTCGGCGTCTTCGCAGTCTTTACGACCGGCTCATGGCCGAAAATCGGGAAACTCATTATATACTACGCGTTGTAAATAAAAACAGGAGCCCACCTTGTCGTTTATTTCACGTgctaattgaatatttattatcgtacaatatataacataatattgtaacacgGCGACGGCGGCTTAACTGCTGTAGTTTTTGCCGCCGTCCCTCGTCCGTTTTCTAGACTATTACACAACGTCatcctattattataaaaatattatatttcactctCAGCTGTAGCAGACACCCGGCAGAATGTATTCATATCAGACATGGATTGTCGGATCGAGATCGGTTGGaggaaaaacataaaataaaattcgttCAAAAACGCCATTTGTTGTTTGTtggtaaaagttttttttttcttcgactaaataaaaatgtattttttttcataatgccaaattacatataaaataataacagacgATGGAGcgtaaagtgaaaaaaaaataaacaatacacataaaacataatatatggcAATTAAACTATACATAAAACGACTTTGTACCAAATAGTGAtcgatcgataataatatacacacacacacacagatttaaaaatatattttttaacatattatattattattagatattagatactataggtatgtacaaattacaataatatcatacaaacactgcatgactataatatactatacgcaGCTGAATGTAaagcgattataatattaacataatattatacacgcaatATAATCTCCTagaattatatgtaatatatgtacctaaaagTCTTAAAATCACAATctttatatagatttattaaaatctttagATATACATAAGAGATGCGAACTGACGATGATGCGATATTCTCGAAAAAGGAAACATGCAAATCGACAGCACAacacataatatcatgtatacgCTGTGTATTGTATCGTAGGCTGGGGATTATTCTTGGCGCGAGATTATTCGatttaaacgttttaatttCAGTCTGATATATCAGTTAAAAAGCGCCGTTCTGGTGACGTAATAGTAAATTTCTACCCAACAAGAacccccaattttttttttaaatccctaGAAAACAAGCCCCCGTAAAATATTGAACCCCGAGTGCCCGACTATATATAAAAGAGCGCGCCcgtgaactatataatatgctatgcCTATCCCTACGCTTCAGTCGATCCGATctacgaataaataataatgatagaaaaaaaacacgaaaaataatgagaaatgtaggtatatataacaaaAACGGAAAAAACGCGATCCGGACGGCCGAAATAAAAGTTGCACGTACCGGCGCGCGCCTTGATCCGTGGCGCCGCGGAATATAGTGGTCGCGGTCATCATCGCGAGACTAGGTAAGCGGACGCAGCCACCACCAGCAACGTTACCGGAAGTAAGCCCCCCGCGGACCCTGCTGACCCTTCGTCGTCCTCGTCCTCGTCGTCGAATTCGTCgtcgtcacaaccgacgccgtTGTTGTACCTATTCCGGACGTCCGGCTGGTAGTCTGCGTTAGCCATCATCATTTCTACCTCGGCCCGGTCCGGGTCCAGGTCGAACATCTTGGGACGGTGTTTTTTCCGGTTCTTCCGGCCGCCGGACTTGTTGCCTCCACCGCCACTAGTGCCCCCCTGCTGCTGTTGGAGACGCGGATCCGCCTCGCCGCCGTAGCACAGCCTGACCATGCGCTCCTTCTGGCGCAGACAGTCGACCGCTGACTTTCCGGTGCACCTGCACCGGTTCATCTTGGACGCCTTCTCCTGCCGCTGGAGTATCTCCACCGAGTTAAGGCACCGCTCTGTGCACGCCACGCCGAGGAGCATCCGTCTGCAGTACGTTTGATAGTAGCCCAGTGCCGCCGAGCACACCGGGTCCACCGTGCACACCCAATTGGCCAGCTCACATGGCACCACCGTCTCGTTCTTGGACGCCTCCATCACAAATGGCCGACACACCTCCACGCGGGCCTTCATCTCCTCGCAGTAGCGGTCCCGGCACGTGCACTGTAAAAATCcgtaagttaattattattaccggctaactatatattatgttcgtgatattatattgattcgATATATTTTGGTTATG
This genomic interval carries:
- the LOC132939041 gene encoding growth arrest-specific protein 1-like: MTAIHVTATMSMTIALLLSGMLASCGGEGLVELVDAGTNAVVDHSQVMCEDVRLKCAFGPGCSMALHNYFAKCDRMLQADATTCPESCLYALVALISTEDGKRMLDCTCRDRYCEEMKARVEVCRPFVMEASKNETVVPCELANWVCTVDPVCSAALGYYQTYCRRMLLGVACTERCLNSVEILQRQEKASKMNRCRCTGKSAVDCLRQKERMVRLCYGGEADPRLQQQQGGTSGGGGNKSGGRKNRKKHRPKMFDLDPDRAEVEMMMANADYQPDVRNRYNNGVGCDDDEFDDEDEDDEGSAGSAGGLLPVTLLVVAASAYLVSR